One genomic window of Carassius gibelio isolate Cgi1373 ecotype wild population from Czech Republic chromosome A10, carGib1.2-hapl.c, whole genome shotgun sequence includes the following:
- the LOC128021208 gene encoding solute carrier family 46 member 3 isoform X1 — MGRVLLIEPAVGLYAFAMFMIYPLLQQYVYRRLWFELSGTTYPAESLSHCSNNHSYVTIHQAVQKETSIFLFKSELCFLIPSLISALLLVSYSDYCGRKVAIVPPLVGDTLFALCYALVSRFSFSLNYLLAASFLSGLMGGPTTLIGGCFAYVADLCGEDLEGQKTVRMARLDMILGVLTGLASLCTGFYIKAAGFTWPFLTAAFLHLVNLFYVLVVLKESLVLPNPSLSSSGASEAPRLSQSQALTVRLQGVYLLFAASKRRRNIVLLLMLAAFAFFRVIMIILALFTRSICLWYIRSHSEVLLVAPNGKTHLRNNGCFQTSYIDNIENISTSIKRSSFELSLLYHYCPSQVALQGGMSIFILYELNTPLCWSEVFVGYGSALSTAIYLVSFAGVTLLSRYLPEPYIILLGLMSVAAGLIMAAFAKSTLLMFLVRLPLLLSIMPTPVLRSMMSKIVSGSEQGAMFACVAFVEMLSVGVAFTMFSSIYAATLSWFSGFSFLLAAGLTLIPATLICVILCLRLDVYEESIILTEEMMENHPGILELPP; from the exons ATGGGCCGTGTGCTTTTGATCGAGCCGGCAGTTGGCCTGTATGCGTTTGCCATGTTTATGATCTACCCTCTGCTGCAGCAGTATGTGTACCGTAGGCTGTGGTTTGAGCTGAGTGGCACGACTTACCCTGCTGAGAGCCTGTCTCACTGCTCAAACAACCACAGCTATGTCACCATTCACCAG GCAGTGCAGAAGGAGACCTCAATTTTCCTCTTCAAGAGTGAACTGTGCTTTCTCATTCCCAGCCTCATTTCCGCGTTGCTCCTGGTCTCATACAGTGATTACTGCGGGCGTAAAGTTGCCATCGTTCCTCCTCTGGTGGGCGACACTCTGTTCGCCCTCTGCTATGCTTTGGTCAGTAGATTCTCCTTCAGTCTCAATTACTTGTTAGCTGCCTCCTTCCTCTCGGGCCTGATGGGCGGCCCCACCACTCTGATCGGCGGATGTTTCGCCTATGTGGCCGACCTCTGCGGAGAAGATCTAGAAGGACAGAAGACTGTCCGAATGGCTCGGCTGGACATGATTTTAGGGGTTTTGACTGGCTTAGCTTCTCTGTGCACTGGATTCTACATCAAAGCTGCCGGCTTCACCTGGCCCTTCCTCACCGCGGCCTTTCTGCATCTGGTAAACCTCTTCTATGTGCTGGTGGTCTTGAAGGAGTCCCTGGTTCTTCCAAATCCCAGTTTGTCTTCATCTGGGGCTTCTGAAGCCCCTCGACTGAGCCAGTCTCAGGCTCTTACTGTGCGTCTGCAGGGCGTCTACCTGCTCTTTGCGGCCTCGAAGCGGAGAAGGAACATTGTGCTGTTGCTCATGCTGGCTGCTTTTGCCTTTTTCAGGGTGATTATGATCATCCTGGCATTATTCACACGCTCCATCTGTTTGTGGTACATCAGAAGTCACAGTGAAGTGCTTTTAGTGGCACCAAACGGAAAGACACATTTAAGAAATAATGGATGCTTCCAAACAAGTTATATTgacaatattgaaaatatttctacTTCAATTAAGCGCTCCTCTTTTGAATTGTCTCTTCTTTATCATTACTGTCCCTCACAGGTAGCCCTGCAGGGTGGCATGTCCATCTTCATCTTGTATGAGCTGAACACTCCTCTTTGTTGGAGTGAGGTGTTTGTGGGTTATGGCTCGGCTCTCTCCACTGCCATCTATCTGGTGAGTTTCGCCGGTGTGACGCTGCTGTCCCGCTATCTGCCTGAACCCTACATCATCCTCCTGGGGCTGATGTCTGTGGCAGCCGGCCTTATCATGGCAGCGTTTGCGAAGTCTACCCTGCTCATGTTCCTGG TGAGGTTGCCTTTGCTGCTATCCATCATGCCAACTCCTGTCTTACGATCCATGATGTCCAAAATAGTGTCTGGGTCTGAGCAAG gtGCCATGTTTGCGTGTGTAGCCTTTGTGGAGATGCTGAGTGTTGGTGTCGCATTTACAATGTTCAGCAGCATCTATGCAGCTACACTGTCCTGGTTCTCCGGGTTTAGTTTCCTGCTGGCTGCAGGCCTAACTCTCATACCAGCTACCCTGATCTG TGTTATTCTTTGTCTCCGTCTGGATGTGTATGAGGAATCCATCATACTGACAGAAGAGATGATGGAGAACCACCCAGGAATCTTAGAACTACCACCATAA
- the LOC128021208 gene encoding solute carrier family 46 member 3 isoform X2: MGRVLLIEPAVGLYAFAMFMIYPLLQQYVYRRLWFELSGTTYPAESLSHCSNNHSYVTIHQAVQKETSIFLFKSELCFLIPSLISALLLVSYSDYCGRKVAIVPPLVGDTLFALCYALVSRFSFSLNYLLAASFLSGLMGGPTTLIGGCFAYVADLCGEDLEGQKTVRMARLDMILGVLTGLASLCTGFYIKAAGFTWPFLTAAFLHLVNLFYVLVVLKESLVLPNPSLSSSGASEAPRLSQSQALTVRLQGVYLLFAASKRRRNIVLLLMLAAFAFFRVALQGGMSIFILYELNTPLCWSEVFVGYGSALSTAIYLVSFAGVTLLSRYLPEPYIILLGLMSVAAGLIMAAFAKSTLLMFLVRLPLLLSIMPTPVLRSMMSKIVSGSEQGAMFACVAFVEMLSVGVAFTMFSSIYAATLSWFSGFSFLLAAGLTLIPATLICVILCLRLDVYEESIILTEEMMENHPGILELPP; this comes from the exons ATGGGCCGTGTGCTTTTGATCGAGCCGGCAGTTGGCCTGTATGCGTTTGCCATGTTTATGATCTACCCTCTGCTGCAGCAGTATGTGTACCGTAGGCTGTGGTTTGAGCTGAGTGGCACGACTTACCCTGCTGAGAGCCTGTCTCACTGCTCAAACAACCACAGCTATGTCACCATTCACCAG GCAGTGCAGAAGGAGACCTCAATTTTCCTCTTCAAGAGTGAACTGTGCTTTCTCATTCCCAGCCTCATTTCCGCGTTGCTCCTGGTCTCATACAGTGATTACTGCGGGCGTAAAGTTGCCATCGTTCCTCCTCTGGTGGGCGACACTCTGTTCGCCCTCTGCTATGCTTTGGTCAGTAGATTCTCCTTCAGTCTCAATTACTTGTTAGCTGCCTCCTTCCTCTCGGGCCTGATGGGCGGCCCCACCACTCTGATCGGCGGATGTTTCGCCTATGTGGCCGACCTCTGCGGAGAAGATCTAGAAGGACAGAAGACTGTCCGAATGGCTCGGCTGGACATGATTTTAGGGGTTTTGACTGGCTTAGCTTCTCTGTGCACTGGATTCTACATCAAAGCTGCCGGCTTCACCTGGCCCTTCCTCACCGCGGCCTTTCTGCATCTGGTAAACCTCTTCTATGTGCTGGTGGTCTTGAAGGAGTCCCTGGTTCTTCCAAATCCCAGTTTGTCTTCATCTGGGGCTTCTGAAGCCCCTCGACTGAGCCAGTCTCAGGCTCTTACTGTGCGTCTGCAGGGCGTCTACCTGCTCTTTGCGGCCTCGAAGCGGAGAAGGAACATTGTGCTGTTGCTCATGCTGGCTGCTTTTGCCTTTTTCAGG GTAGCCCTGCAGGGTGGCATGTCCATCTTCATCTTGTATGAGCTGAACACTCCTCTTTGTTGGAGTGAGGTGTTTGTGGGTTATGGCTCGGCTCTCTCCACTGCCATCTATCTGGTGAGTTTCGCCGGTGTGACGCTGCTGTCCCGCTATCTGCCTGAACCCTACATCATCCTCCTGGGGCTGATGTCTGTGGCAGCCGGCCTTATCATGGCAGCGTTTGCGAAGTCTACCCTGCTCATGTTCCTGG TGAGGTTGCCTTTGCTGCTATCCATCATGCCAACTCCTGTCTTACGATCCATGATGTCCAAAATAGTGTCTGGGTCTGAGCAAG gtGCCATGTTTGCGTGTGTAGCCTTTGTGGAGATGCTGAGTGTTGGTGTCGCATTTACAATGTTCAGCAGCATCTATGCAGCTACACTGTCCTGGTTCTCCGGGTTTAGTTTCCTGCTGGCTGCAGGCCTAACTCTCATACCAGCTACCCTGATCTG TGTTATTCTTTGTCTCCGTCTGGATGTGTATGAGGAATCCATCATACTGACAGAAGAGATGATGGAGAACCACCCAGGAATCTTAGAACTACCACCATAA
- the LOC128021207 gene encoding proline and serine-rich protein 1 isoform X2, with amino-acid sequence MDKKSFDIVLDEIRKCVLTDQRIKAIEQVHGYFSSEQVIDILKYFSWAEPQIKAVKALQHKMVAIPTTKAANILNCFTFSKDRIIVLELIALNISDAQNFRPVDDAFRTHLAEKRCARKILEQVCKVGCKAPVAMISSCGMIPGNPYPKGKPSQVTGTFPRIPAKKDGDDTTLDGKGIAARILGPSKPSPSTYNPHRPVPYPIPPCRPHATIAPSYSRPVGQQNPISNISGTPAISPHNSTASTPATSQPQPTTPITPVFPGMVPSQNPVTPSPTPAPSPSVIKGPPVPAGSPQVASNSSGHTTPVPSPFAGMPPSGRNTPSVIRSHTPSGTPCGTPGPSASVPPSPFHSAPRSETPTGGLASTPRATDDPLTPHGAMGLHSKKGYPPSSDSQSALSLPGTPSTQSHSVIRSYTPSGMSSLTPGRSTPSMQGVGGLPVASSPSPKPSPGLTSQTAMSSPAGALFMDQHASSMARQGGGSGSNSPVPSAFKGPSRSSTPSISSLVMPNSAVLARPLGMAHGAASPQSSLPSTAGVSALHSLSSVLGSQSGSSPSPHFPVSPFSGAQSSISTSSTSTPPVSSVYSGLAHSSAPSPSPFGLGLTTAPSVFPGLPSGPNPAFQGFGGSGHTASGSPVLSSLMGLPGASSSVATVAPLQAAAVAAAAAAGISSSSPVLPGFASAFSSNFNPALVGQAGLTGSLQAPGGAAFPGLLSFPPGMPSFSATASPASLSGLHNSAMQSALLQAHSASALDSYPPQPNGFTNYPAAAGSSFPLQPGLHPQLGWQ; translated from the exons ATGGACAAGAAATCCTTTGATATCGTATTGGACGAAATTAGAAAG TGTGTTTTGACAGATCAACGTATCAAAGCTATAGAGCAGGTTCATGGGTATTTCTCCAGTGAACAG GTGATTGACATTCTGAAATACTTCTCCTGGGCAGAGCCACAGATAAAGGCAGTCAAAGCCTTGCAACAT AAAATGGTTGCAATTCCTACAACAAAGGCTGCAAACATCCTTAATTGTTTCACATTCTCAAAGGACAGAATTATTGTACTGGAACTCATAGCTCT AAATATTTCTGATGCCCAAAATTTCCGCCCTGTGGATGATGCGTTCCGTACTCACCTCGCTGAGAAGCGGTGTGCAAGAAAAATCCTAGAGCAG GTGTGTAAGGTGGGATGTAAAGCTCCAGTAGCTATGATTTCATCCTGTGGGATGATCCCAGGCAACCCTTACCCCAAAGGCAAACCCAGCCAGGTCACTGGAACATTCCCT AGAATTCCTGCCAAAAAGGATGGAGACGATACAACCCTGGATGGAAAGGGGATTGCTGCACGCATCCTTGGACCAAGCAAACCA TCACCATCAACGTACAATCCACACAGACCTGTGCCATACCCCATCCCACCATGTAGGCCACATGCAACTATCGCTCCAA GTTACAGCCGACCTGTTGGGCAACAAAATCCAATCTCCAACATCTCTGGCACACCTGCTATTTCTCCTCATAATTCCACCGCATCCACTCCTGCCACCTCCCAGCCTCAGCCTACAACACCAATCACTCCAGTTTTTCCTGGCATGGTCCCATCCCAGAACCCTGTTACCCCCTCCCCTACTCCTGCCCCCTCGCCCTCAGTAATCAAAGGGCCTCCTGTCCCAGCTGGCTCTCCCCAAGTTGCCTCAAACTCTAGTGGCCACACCACGCCAGTTCCTTCTCCGTTCGCTGGCATGCCCCCTTCTGGTCGAAACACCCCTTCAGTCATCAGAAGTCATACCCCATCTGGAACACCCTGTGGAACACCTGGGCCAAGTGCaagcgtccctccttctcccttCCACAGTGCTCCCCGCTCAGAAACACCTACTGGTGGACTCGCATCTACTCCCAGGGCAACTGATGATCCCTTGACTCCTCATGGAGCTATGGGATTACACTCAAAGAAGGGGTACCCACCCTCCTCAGATTCCCAGTCAGCACTTTCGCTCCCTGGCACTCCCTCTACCCAGTCACATTCAGTTATCCGTAGTTACACACCCTCAGGGATGTCCTCCCTCACTCCTGGACGCTCTACTCCAAGCATGCAAGGTGTTGGTGGATTACCAGTGGCGTCCAGTCCTAGTCCTAAACCCTCTCCTGGACTGACCTCTCAAACAGCCATGAGTAGCCCTGCTGGAGCTTTGTTTATGGACCAACATGCTAGCTCCATGGCCCGCCAAGGTGGAGGTAGTGGAAGCAACAGTCCTGTCCCTTCTGCTTTTAAAGGTCCCTCCCGCTCTAGCACTCCTTCTATTAGCTCTCTAGTTATGCCAAACTCTGCTGTTCTTGCCCGACCCCTTGGCATGGCTCATGGTGCTGCCTCACCACAGTCTTCTTTGCCCAGCACTGCTGGTGTATCTGCACTACACAGTCTTTCCTCGGTTCTGGGCTCTCAGTCTGGAAGCAGCCCTTCTCCACATTTTCCAGTGTCTCCTTTCTCTGGAGCCCAGTCCTCCATTTCCACCTCATCCACTTCTACTCCTCCAGTCTCATCTGTATACTCTGGCCTGGCTCACTCTAGTGCTCCCTCGCCCTCCCCCTTTGGCCTGGGATTGACCACAGCTCCCTCCGTGTTCCCGGGTCTTCCTTCCGGCCCAAACCCTGCCTTCCAAGGTTTTGGAGGCTCAGGGCACACTGCATCAGGTAGTCCGGTGCTGTCCTCATTGATGGGGCTTCCAGGAGCCTCTTCCTCAGTAGCCACCGTTGCACCTCTCCAGGCAGCAGCAGTCGCAGCAGCTGCTGCAGCAGGaatctcctcctcttctcctgtGCTTCCTGGATTCGCCTCTGCATTCAGCTCTAACTTCAACCCCGCCCTTGTTGGCCAGGCTGg GCTAACTGGTAGTCTCCAGGCCCCTGGAGGTGCAGCTTTTCCAGGGTTGCTGTCTTTCCCCCCAGGGATGCCCAGCTTCTCCGCGACAGCATCTCCTGCTTCCCTCTCTGGTCTTCACAACTCCGCCATGCAGTCTGCTCTTTTGCAG GCTCACTCTGCATCAGCGCTTGACAGTTACCCTCCTCAGCCAAATGGATTCACTAACTACCCCGCAGCCGCAGGCTCGAGCTTCCCTTTGCAGCCAGGCCTGCATCCACAACTGGGCTGGCAGTAA
- the LOC128021210 gene encoding stomatin, with amino-acid sequence MESNLERGTQSKQNLISENNGSLGCFGWFLVITSAFFSILLFPISIFVSIKIVKEYERAVIFRLGRITARKGKGPGIFFILPCTDTFVKVDLRTISFNIPPQEILTKDSVTISVDGVVYFRVNDPVASVANVTDADYSTRLLAQTTLRNVLGTKNLSEVLSDREGISQSMQMTLDEATESWGIKVERVEIKDVKLPLQLQRAMAAEAEAAREARAKVIAAEGEMNASRALKEASLVISESPSALQLRYLQTLCTIAGEKNSTVIFPLPMDIISPFIKK; translated from the exons ATGGAGTCTAATTTGGAGCGAGGAACCCAGAGCAAGCAGAATCTAATCA GTGAAAATAACGGGAGTCTGGGCTGCTTTGGGTGGTTCCTTGTGATTACCTCTGCATTTTTCTCCATCTTGTTATTTCCAATCAGCATTTTCGTCAGCATTAAG ATTGTGAAAGAATATGAGCGTGCCGTCATATTTAGACTGGGGCGGATAACAGCCCGAAAAGGCAAAGGACCAG GAATCTTCTTCATCCTCCCCTGCACGGACACTTTTGTCAAAGTGGATCTTCGAACCATCTCATTTAACATCCCTCCCCAGGag atctTGACCAAAGACTCAGTGACAATTTCTGTGGATGGTGTTGTGTACTTCCGTGTAAATGACCCTGTTGCTTCAGTGGCAAACGTGACTGATGCAGATTACTCCACTCGTCTACTGGCCCAGACCACCTTGAGGAACGTCCTGGGCACCAAGAACCTGTCTGAGGTCCTTTCTGACCGAGAAGGCATCTCCCAAAGTATGCAA ATGACTCTAGATGAAGCCACAGAATCATGGGGAATCAAGGTGGAGCGGGTGGAGATTAAAGATGTTAAACTGCCACTGCAACTGCAGAGAGCGATGGCAGCCGAGGCGGAGGCGGCCCGTGAGGCCAGAGCGAAG GTCATTGCAGCAGAGGGTGAGATGAATGCATCCAGGGCTCTGAAGGAGGCGTCTCTTGTGATCTCCGAGTCTCCATCCGCCCTTCAGCTCAGATACCTCCAAACTCTCTGCACCATCGCGGGTGAGAAGAACTCTACCGTCATCTTCCCTCTACCCATGGACATCATAAGCCCCTTCATAAAGAAATGA
- the LOC128021207 gene encoding proline and serine-rich protein 1 isoform X1, with product MDKKSFDIVLDEIRKCVLTDQRIKAIEQVHGYFSSEQVIDILKYFSWAEPQIKAVKALQHKMVAIPTTKAANILNCFTFSKDRIIVLELIALNISDAQNFRPVDDAFRTHLAEKRCARKILEQVCKVGCKAPVAMISSCGMIPGNPYPKGKPSQVTGTFPRIPAKKDGDDTTLDGKGIAARILGPSKPSPSTYNPHRPVPYPIPPCRPHATIAPSAYNNAGLVSLGGVITASVPPPPYRATPNLAGYSRPVGQQNPISNISGTPAISPHNSTASTPATSQPQPTTPITPVFPGMVPSQNPVTPSPTPAPSPSVIKGPPVPAGSPQVASNSSGHTTPVPSPFAGMPPSGRNTPSVIRSHTPSGTPCGTPGPSASVPPSPFHSAPRSETPTGGLASTPRATDDPLTPHGAMGLHSKKGYPPSSDSQSALSLPGTPSTQSHSVIRSYTPSGMSSLTPGRSTPSMQGVGGLPVASSPSPKPSPGLTSQTAMSSPAGALFMDQHASSMARQGGGSGSNSPVPSAFKGPSRSSTPSISSLVMPNSAVLARPLGMAHGAASPQSSLPSTAGVSALHSLSSVLGSQSGSSPSPHFPVSPFSGAQSSISTSSTSTPPVSSVYSGLAHSSAPSPSPFGLGLTTAPSVFPGLPSGPNPAFQGFGGSGHTASGSPVLSSLMGLPGASSSVATVAPLQAAAVAAAAAAGISSSSPVLPGFASAFSSNFNPALVGQAGLTGSLQAPGGAAFPGLLSFPPGMPSFSATASPASLSGLHNSAMQSALLQAHSASALDSYPPQPNGFTNYPAAAGSSFPLQPGLHPQLGWQ from the exons ATGGACAAGAAATCCTTTGATATCGTATTGGACGAAATTAGAAAG TGTGTTTTGACAGATCAACGTATCAAAGCTATAGAGCAGGTTCATGGGTATTTCTCCAGTGAACAG GTGATTGACATTCTGAAATACTTCTCCTGGGCAGAGCCACAGATAAAGGCAGTCAAAGCCTTGCAACAT AAAATGGTTGCAATTCCTACAACAAAGGCTGCAAACATCCTTAATTGTTTCACATTCTCAAAGGACAGAATTATTGTACTGGAACTCATAGCTCT AAATATTTCTGATGCCCAAAATTTCCGCCCTGTGGATGATGCGTTCCGTACTCACCTCGCTGAGAAGCGGTGTGCAAGAAAAATCCTAGAGCAG GTGTGTAAGGTGGGATGTAAAGCTCCAGTAGCTATGATTTCATCCTGTGGGATGATCCCAGGCAACCCTTACCCCAAAGGCAAACCCAGCCAGGTCACTGGAACATTCCCT AGAATTCCTGCCAAAAAGGATGGAGACGATACAACCCTGGATGGAAAGGGGATTGCTGCACGCATCCTTGGACCAAGCAAACCA TCACCATCAACGTACAATCCACACAGACCTGTGCCATACCCCATCCCACCATGTAGGCCACATGCAACTATCGCTCCAA GTGCATACAACAATGCAGGTCTGGTGTCATTGGGTGGGGTCATCACTGCCAGTGTGCCACCCCCACCCTACCGAGCCACTCCCAATTTGGCAG GTTACAGCCGACCTGTTGGGCAACAAAATCCAATCTCCAACATCTCTGGCACACCTGCTATTTCTCCTCATAATTCCACCGCATCCACTCCTGCCACCTCCCAGCCTCAGCCTACAACACCAATCACTCCAGTTTTTCCTGGCATGGTCCCATCCCAGAACCCTGTTACCCCCTCCCCTACTCCTGCCCCCTCGCCCTCAGTAATCAAAGGGCCTCCTGTCCCAGCTGGCTCTCCCCAAGTTGCCTCAAACTCTAGTGGCCACACCACGCCAGTTCCTTCTCCGTTCGCTGGCATGCCCCCTTCTGGTCGAAACACCCCTTCAGTCATCAGAAGTCATACCCCATCTGGAACACCCTGTGGAACACCTGGGCCAAGTGCaagcgtccctccttctcccttCCACAGTGCTCCCCGCTCAGAAACACCTACTGGTGGACTCGCATCTACTCCCAGGGCAACTGATGATCCCTTGACTCCTCATGGAGCTATGGGATTACACTCAAAGAAGGGGTACCCACCCTCCTCAGATTCCCAGTCAGCACTTTCGCTCCCTGGCACTCCCTCTACCCAGTCACATTCAGTTATCCGTAGTTACACACCCTCAGGGATGTCCTCCCTCACTCCTGGACGCTCTACTCCAAGCATGCAAGGTGTTGGTGGATTACCAGTGGCGTCCAGTCCTAGTCCTAAACCCTCTCCTGGACTGACCTCTCAAACAGCCATGAGTAGCCCTGCTGGAGCTTTGTTTATGGACCAACATGCTAGCTCCATGGCCCGCCAAGGTGGAGGTAGTGGAAGCAACAGTCCTGTCCCTTCTGCTTTTAAAGGTCCCTCCCGCTCTAGCACTCCTTCTATTAGCTCTCTAGTTATGCCAAACTCTGCTGTTCTTGCCCGACCCCTTGGCATGGCTCATGGTGCTGCCTCACCACAGTCTTCTTTGCCCAGCACTGCTGGTGTATCTGCACTACACAGTCTTTCCTCGGTTCTGGGCTCTCAGTCTGGAAGCAGCCCTTCTCCACATTTTCCAGTGTCTCCTTTCTCTGGAGCCCAGTCCTCCATTTCCACCTCATCCACTTCTACTCCTCCAGTCTCATCTGTATACTCTGGCCTGGCTCACTCTAGTGCTCCCTCGCCCTCCCCCTTTGGCCTGGGATTGACCACAGCTCCCTCCGTGTTCCCGGGTCTTCCTTCCGGCCCAAACCCTGCCTTCCAAGGTTTTGGAGGCTCAGGGCACACTGCATCAGGTAGTCCGGTGCTGTCCTCATTGATGGGGCTTCCAGGAGCCTCTTCCTCAGTAGCCACCGTTGCACCTCTCCAGGCAGCAGCAGTCGCAGCAGCTGCTGCAGCAGGaatctcctcctcttctcctgtGCTTCCTGGATTCGCCTCTGCATTCAGCTCTAACTTCAACCCCGCCCTTGTTGGCCAGGCTGg GCTAACTGGTAGTCTCCAGGCCCCTGGAGGTGCAGCTTTTCCAGGGTTGCTGTCTTTCCCCCCAGGGATGCCCAGCTTCTCCGCGACAGCATCTCCTGCTTCCCTCTCTGGTCTTCACAACTCCGCCATGCAGTCTGCTCTTTTGCAG GCTCACTCTGCATCAGCGCTTGACAGTTACCCTCCTCAGCCAAATGGATTCACTAACTACCCCGCAGCCGCAGGCTCGAGCTTCCCTTTGCAGCCAGGCCTGCATCCACAACTGGGCTGGCAGTAA